A genome region from Prionailurus bengalensis isolate Pbe53 chromosome B4, Fcat_Pben_1.1_paternal_pri, whole genome shotgun sequence includes the following:
- the BTG1 gene encoding protein BTG1 has product MHPFYTRAATMIGEIAAAVSFISKFLRTKGLTSERQLQTFSQSLQELLAEHYKHHWFPEKPCKGSGYRCIRINHKMDPLIGQAAQRIGLSSQELFRLLPSELTLWVDPYEVSYRIGEDGSICVLYEASPAGGSTQNSSSVQMVDSRISCKEELLLGRTSPSKNYNMMTVSG; this is encoded by the exons atGCATCCCTTCTACACCCGGGCCGCCACCATGATAGGCGAGATCGCCGCCGCCGTGTCCTTCATCTCCAAGTTCCTCCGCACCAAGGGGCTCACGAGCGAGCGACAGCTGCAGACCTTCAGCCAGAGCCTGCAGGAGCTGCTGGCAG AACATTATAAACATCACTGGTTCCCAGAAAAGCCGTGCAAGGGATCAGGTTACCGTTGTATTCGCATCAACCATAAAATGGATCCTCTGATTGGACAGGCGGCACAGCGGATTGGACTGAGCAGTCAGGAGCTGTTCAGGCTTCTCCCAAGTGAACTCACTCTCTGGGTTGACCCCTACGAAGTGTCCTACAGAATTGGAGAGGATGGCTCCATCTGTGTGCTGTACGAAGCCTCACCAGCAGGAGGTAGCACTCAAAACAGCAGCAGCGTGCAAATGGTAGACAGCAGAATCAGCTGTAAGGAGGAACTTCTCTTGGGCAGAACAAGCCCTTCCAAAAACTACAATATGATGACTGTATCAGGTTAA